One stretch of Patescibacteria group bacterium DNA includes these proteins:
- a CDS encoding endonuclease III domain-containing protein, which yields MNLMQIYRNLYRHFGPQHWWPVSAKKGDKVFEICVGAILTQNTNWKNVELALAGLRKARLLTPCAIAKSPARKIERLIRPSGYFRQKAKKLKIFAKYICDNYQSSAKKFLQGSLEKKRPELLSIWGIGPETVDSMLLYAGKKTTFVIDAYTRRLCKELGIEFKDYEEYRAYFQKRLRPNVELYNEFHALIVAWGKLLRQNRGQAVVLLKIKKCPRRVPRAGKRNKGASVRERL from the coding sequence ATGAACCTCATGCAAATCTATCGCAACCTCTACCGTCACTTCGGCCCCCAGCATTGGTGGCCGGTTTCAGCTAAAAAGGGGGATAAGGTCTTTGAAATCTGCGTCGGCGCCATCCTGACCCAGAACACGAATTGGAAAAATGTTGAATTAGCCCTCGCCGGCCTCCGGAAGGCGCGCCTTCTGACCCCGTGCGCCATTGCCAAATCGCCGGCGCGAAAAATTGAGCGTCTGATCCGGCCGTCCGGGTATTTCCGCCAGAAAGCCAAAAAGCTCAAGATTTTTGCCAAATATATCTGCGACAACTATCAGTCCAGCGCGAAAAAGTTTCTGCAAGGCAGTCTGGAAAAAAAGCGGCCCGAACTCCTGTCAATCTGGGGCATCGGACCCGAGACGGTTGATTCCATGCTGTTGTATGCCGGAAAAAAGACGACATTCGTGATTGACGCCTACACGCGGCGTTTGTGCAAAGAGCTGGGCATTGAATTTAAAGATTACGAAGAATATCGCGCGTATTTTCAAAAACGCCTTCGCCCGAACGTTGAATTGTATAATGAATTTCACGCTTTGATTGTCGCCTGGGGCAAGCTGTTGCGACAGAACCGTGGGCAAGCGGTCGTATTGCTCAAGATAAAAAAATGCCCGAGGCGGGTGCCAAGGGCTGGGAAAAGGAATAAAGGAGCTAGCGTACGAGAACGTCTTTAA
- a CDS encoding response regulator has translation MSLIIVVDDDQEIRNAISRILKRMGNLTVLCENGEEALRSLEVWKDTAALIISDVNMPVMDGKQLFARVRATCPDLPFILMTGGSDKLPSDDRTQHLAKPLNFDAFTKAVDAALQMSSPRS, from the coding sequence ATGTCGCTGATCATTGTCGTGGATGACGACCAGGAAATCAGAAACGCAATCTCGCGCATCTTAAAGCGCATGGGCAACCTCACAGTGTTGTGCGAAAACGGTGAGGAGGCCCTGCGATCGCTCGAGGTCTGGAAGGATACGGCCGCGCTCATCATCTCGGATGTGAACATGCCGGTCATGGACGGCAAACAGCTGTTCGCGCGCGTGCGCGCCACGTGTCCCGACCTGCCGTTCATCCTCATGACCGGAGGAAGCGACAAACTGCCCTCCGACGACCGGACCCAGCACCTCGCCAAGCCACTCAACTTCGACGCTTTCACGAAAGCCGTCGATGCCGCGCTCCAGATGTCATCCCCCCGTTCCTGA
- a CDS encoding UvrD-helicase domain-containing protein: MNKPICQDLNPEQRKAVTVTDGPILIVAGAGTGKTMVITRKISHLITEGFARPEEILALTFTDKAAGEMEERVDKLLPYGYLDLWISTFHSFAERVLKNHALEIGLPNSFRLLSQVDSWLLVRRNLDKFDLDYWQPRGNPTKFIRAMIEHFSRAKDEDLWPESYLEYAESLKLNKDSDQAADQEVKRVNELANAYHVYQKLLLDNDALDFGDLINYTLKLFRERPHILEQYRAQFKYILVDEFQDTNWAQYELIKLLAAPRNNLTVVGDDDQSIYKFRGASLSNILQFKKDFPESKEVVLVKNYRTRQNILDLAYEFIQRNNPNRLEAQLKNKNLKKKINKKLDAQCPGEGRAEHLHYKTLEQEVRGVAQTIAELKAGDSGLTWDDFAVLVRSNDAAAPFCNYFAKQEIPHQFLALKGLYTRPVVRDILSFFKLLDNYHESPALYRVMSLPVWKISQADLIEMAMEAKRSSSSLWEVVKRHQGLKNLSAGAQESLPRLITLVEGAAALTRDKSTGMVFKYFLEQSGFLHWLDHLPELEKNQKIGWLEQFWEKIKKFETDNVESRLSDFMAQIEFELEAGEEGSLRFEAEEGPEMVRIMTIHGAKGLEFKYVFIVNMVDRRFPTTERSEAIPVPDPLVKEILPAGQDTHLEEERRLFYVAITRAKDGVFFTSADDYGGIRKKKISQFLFELGYSADARAGAGRQSKLSIEVPVPAPKHEKKIEYPFPQKFSFTRLAAFRTCPLQYKYAHILNIPVFGKAVFSFGKSMHAALERFFREWLAQGSQSTLFGKTSVKKGSPGLPPLEKLLEIYGQEWIPAWYENRDEMRGNKETGRRVLKKYWEELAKDPPKTIAVEQTFNVKFGDYTLFGKIDRVDELANGNLALVDYKTGKAKDELKAEDKEQLIIYQIAMEEPRLFNRKVEKLVYYYLESGNRQEFVASEKDKERVTAALIERIEKIKNSDFPPAPSELCRHCDFNFICDYRKI, encoded by the coding sequence ATGAATAAGCCAATCTGTCAAGATTTGAATCCCGAACAGCGTAAGGCCGTCACCGTGACCGACGGCCCGATTTTGATTGTCGCCGGCGCTGGCACCGGCAAAACCATGGTTATTACGCGGAAAATATCCCATCTTATCACCGAAGGTTTTGCCCGTCCCGAGGAAATACTCGCCCTCACATTCACTGACAAAGCGGCCGGCGAAATGGAAGAGCGCGTGGACAAGCTTTTGCCGTACGGGTACTTGGATCTCTGGATTTCTACTTTCCATTCTTTTGCCGAGCGGGTTCTGAAAAATCATGCGTTAGAAATCGGACTTCCGAATTCATTTCGACTGCTTTCCCAGGTTGATTCCTGGCTCTTGGTGCGCCGGAATCTGGATAAATTTGACCTTGATTACTGGCAGCCGCGCGGCAATCCGACCAAGTTTATCCGCGCAATGATTGAGCATTTTTCCCGCGCCAAGGACGAGGATCTCTGGCCCGAAAGTTATCTTGAATATGCCGAGAGCCTAAAGCTCAATAAAGATTCGGATCAGGCCGCGGACCAGGAAGTGAAGCGCGTAAATGAACTTGCCAACGCCTATCATGTTTATCAAAAATTATTGCTGGATAACGACGCGCTTGATTTCGGCGATCTCATTAATTATACGCTCAAGCTTTTTCGCGAGCGGCCGCATATTCTGGAGCAATACCGCGCGCAATTTAAATATATTCTGGTGGATGAGTTTCAGGATACTAACTGGGCGCAGTATGAACTCATCAAACTGCTTGCCGCTCCGCGCAATAACCTGACCGTGGTGGGGGATGATGATCAGTCGATTTACAAATTTCGCGGTGCCTCGCTTTCAAACATTCTGCAGTTTAAAAAAGATTTTCCCGAATCCAAAGAGGTGGTGCTTGTCAAAAATTATCGCACGCGCCAGAACATCTTGGATCTGGCTTACGAGTTTATTCAGCGCAACAATCCCAACCGCCTTGAAGCCCAGCTCAAAAATAAAAATTTAAAAAAGAAAATAAACAAAAAACTGGATGCCCAGTGTCCGGGCGAAGGCCGCGCCGAACATCTGCATTATAAAACCCTTGAACAGGAGGTGCGCGGCGTTGCCCAAACCATTGCCGAGCTCAAGGCCGGGGACAGTGGTTTGACCTGGGACGATTTTGCCGTGCTCGTTCGTTCAAATGACGCGGCTGCTCCATTCTGCAATTATTTTGCCAAACAGGAAATCCCGCATCAGTTTCTGGCGCTCAAGGGCCTTTACACCCGCCCGGTGGTGCGCGACATTTTGAGTTTTTTTAAATTACTTGATAATTATCATGAGAGTCCGGCGCTTTATCGCGTCATGTCTTTGCCGGTTTGGAAAATCAGCCAAGCGGATTTGATTGAGATGGCCATGGAGGCAAAGCGCAGTTCGTCGTCTCTTTGGGAGGTTGTTAAACGCCACCAGGGCCTTAAGAATCTTTCTGCCGGCGCCCAGGAATCACTGCCGCGCCTGATTACCCTGGTTGAGGGTGCAGCCGCGCTTACGCGGGATAAAAGCACGGGCATGGTATTTAAATATTTTTTGGAGCAAAGCGGCTTTTTGCATTGGCTTGACCATCTGCCCGAGCTTGAAAAGAACCAAAAGATCGGCTGGCTGGAGCAATTCTGGGAGAAAATTAAAAAATTCGAAACCGACAACGTTGAGTCGCGCCTCTCTGATTTTATGGCGCAGATTGAGTTTGAGCTTGAGGCCGGGGAAGAGGGTTCTTTGCGTTTTGAAGCCGAAGAGGGTCCGGAGATGGTCCGCATCATGACCATCCACGGCGCCAAGGGGCTGGAATTCAAATATGTTTTTATCGTCAATATGGTGGACCGACGTTTTCCGACCACCGAACGCTCCGAGGCCATTCCCGTGCCTGATCCACTGGTGAAGGAGATTCTGCCCGCCGGCCAGGACACGCACCTGGAAGAAGAGCGGCGTTTGTTTTACGTGGCCATCACCCGCGCGAAAGACGGAGTGTTTTTCACTTCGGCCGATGATTACGGCGGAATTCGCAAAAAGAAAATCTCTCAATTTTTGTTTGAACTCGGCTATTCGGCCGATGCCAGGGCTGGGGCCGGCCGCCAGTCAAAACTTTCGATTGAAGTACCAGTTCCGGCGCCAAAGCACGAAAAGAAAATAGAATATCCCTTTCCACAAAAATTCAGCTTCACGCGGCTTGCCGCGTTCCGCACCTGCCCGTTGCAGTATAAATACGCGCATATTCTGAACATTCCGGTATTCGGCAAAGCGGTATTCAGCTTTGGAAAATCAATGCACGCCGCGCTGGAAAGATTTTTCCGCGAGTGGCTTGCCCAGGGTTCGCAGTCAACGCTTTTTGGCAAAACGTCAGTTAAAAAAGGCAGCCCCGGCCTGCCGCCTCTTGAAAAATTGCTGGAAATCTATGGCCAGGAATGGATCCCGGCGTGGTATGAAAACCGCGATGAGATGCGCGGGAACAAAGAAACCGGGCGCCGGGTTCTCAAAAAATACTGGGAAGAGCTGGCCAAGGATCCGCCAAAAACAATTGCCGTGGAGCAGACATTTAATGTCAAATTCGGCGATTATACTCTTTTTGGAAAAATCGATCGCGTTGACGAACTCGCAAACGGCAATCTGGCTCTGGTTGATTACAAGACCGGCAAAGCAAAGGACGAATTAAAGGCCGAGGATAAAGAGCAGCTGATCATTTATCAAATTGCCATGGAAGAACCGCGTCTCTTTAACCGCAAAGTAGAAAAATTGGTTTATTATTATCTCGAGAGCGGAAATCGGCAGGAGTTTGTGGCGAGCGAGAAAGACAAGGAGAGGGTTACGGCCGCTCTCATTGAGCGCATTGAAAAAATAAAAAACAGCGATTTTCCGCCGGCGCCGAGCGAGCTTTGCCGGCACTGCGACTTTAATTTTATCTGCGATTACCGAAAAATCTGA
- a CDS encoding DciA family protein has translation MLIHIKKLLDEAVKRAGITQSVNAARVVEEFNRVCRELYGKLTCDAVAHVSFRNGIVRVSCGHAVVAQNLQFNKSRLINEINRGLKAKAVSGIKITIA, from the coding sequence ATGCTGATCCACATAAAAAAACTTTTAGACGAGGCCGTGAAACGCGCCGGCATCACCCAGAGTGTCAACGCCGCGCGCGTGGTTGAAGAATTCAACCGTGTCTGCCGCGAGCTCTACGGCAAGTTAACCTGCGACGCGGTGGCTCACGTTTCGTTCCGCAACGGTATCGTGCGCGTTTCCTGCGGGCACGCGGTTGTCGCGCAGAACCTGCAATTCAATAAATCGCGGCTTATAAATGAAATTAATCGCGGTCTAAAAGCCAAAGCCGTTTCCGGCATAAAAATTACGATTGCCTGA
- a CDS encoding rod shape-determining protein: MFEKFLGQFSRDLGIDLGTANTLVYVDKKGIVINEPSVVSINMRNSQILAVGREAKEMLGKTPPHIQTVKPLVKGIISDFEVTEKMLKYFIDKVHQDTFTFVPRPRVIIGVPMEITEVERKAVEDAAISAGAREVYLVEEPMLAALGARLNITDSVGNMIVDIGGGTSEIAVISLSGVVTWKSLAIAGDELNRNIVQYARDTFNLLLGEVVSEQIKIKIGSAKPMADNLEIEMRGRDLLTGLPKEIIVNDAQIREALRRSVNLIIDNIKATLEITPPELVADIYERGLVLSGGGALLRGLDELISESADVPVRVADDPLTCVVRGTGMLLDNLPLLREIALPSTNEQMAKNMR; the protein is encoded by the coding sequence ATGTTTGAAAAATTTCTCGGACAATTTTCACGTGATTTGGGCATCGATCTCGGTACGGCGAATACCCTGGTTTATGTTGATAAAAAAGGCATTGTCATCAACGAGCCGTCGGTTGTGTCCATCAACATGCGCAACAGCCAGATTCTCGCCGTGGGCCGCGAAGCCAAGGAGATGCTCGGCAAAACCCCGCCGCATATCCAGACCGTGAAACCCCTGGTCAAGGGAATCATTTCCGATTTTGAGGTTACCGAAAAAATGCTGAAATATTTTATTGACAAGGTCCATCAGGATACATTCACTTTCGTGCCGCGTCCGCGCGTTATCATCGGCGTGCCCATGGAAATTACCGAAGTGGAAAGAAAAGCCGTTGAAGACGCCGCCATCTCGGCCGGCGCCCGCGAAGTGTATCTTGTTGAGGAACCCATGCTCGCTGCGCTCGGCGCGCGCCTCAATATCACGGATTCGGTCGGCAACATGATTGTTGACATCGGCGGCGGAACTTCCGAAATCGCGGTAATTTCTCTTTCCGGCGTGGTGACCTGGAAATCATTGGCCATCGCCGGCGACGAATTGAATCGAAACATTGTTCAGTACGCGCGCGACACATTTAATCTCTTGCTCGGAGAAGTGGTGTCCGAACAGATTAAAATTAAAATCGGTTCGGCCAAGCCCATGGCGGACAATCTGGAGATTGAGATGCGCGGCCGTGATCTCTTAACCGGCTTGCCCAAAGAAATTATCGTGAATGACGCCCAGATCCGCGAGGCGCTCCGCCGGTCGGTCAATTTGATAATTGATAATATTAAAGCAACGCTTGAAATAACCCCGCCTGAACTTGTCGCCGATATCTACGAGCGCGGCCTGGTGCTCTCCGGAGGCGGTGCCCTTTTGCGTGGCCTGGACGAATTGATTTCCGAATCCGCCGATGTTCCGGTTCGCGTGGCCGACGACCCGCTGACTTGCGTCGTGCGCGGCACCGGTATGCTTTTGGATAATCTGCCCCTTCTCCGCGAAATCGCATTGCCTTCAACCAACGAGCAGATGGCAAAGAACATGAGATAG
- the mreC gene encoding rod shape-determining protein MreC: MKKSFIKSSNILIAGIILLIILSFFGFFGPFENAIAFVLRPFQSAYQAVARGASSAYVSVFRRDEIMGRLKELEGEVQNLAVDYVELSALKEENVLLKKQLDFTEANDYATVSAKVLTYISSPHEKYMVINRGLSDGIQAGYPVISGEGLIIGRILEAHDHLAEVRLVTDPRSKIPVKILGADKTIGIASGSYGSIIRMELIPVQENIKADDLVVTSNLEENIPAGLIVGVINEIIVSGNEPFKTALVEPLADFYAIGMISVIIPSHD, from the coding sequence ATGAAGAAATCATTTATAAAAAGTTCGAATATATTAATTGCAGGCATAATCCTGCTTATTATTTTATCGTTTTTTGGATTTTTTGGGCCGTTTGAAAACGCCATCGCATTTGTGCTGCGCCCGTTTCAGAGCGCCTATCAGGCTGTGGCGCGCGGCGCTTCGTCGGCTTATGTTTCGGTTTTTCGGCGGGATGAAATCATGGGGCGTCTCAAGGAGCTCGAGGGTGAAGTGCAGAATCTGGCGGTTGATTATGTGGAGCTTAGTGCCCTGAAGGAAGAAAATGTCCTGCTCAAAAAACAGCTGGACTTCACTGAAGCCAACGATTACGCCACGGTTTCGGCCAAAGTGCTCACCTATATCAGTTCGCCGCATGAAAAGTACATGGTCATCAACCGCGGGCTCTCTGACGGCATTCAGGCCGGTTACCCGGTCATTAGCGGCGAAGGCTTGATTATCGGCCGCATCCTGGAGGCCCACGACCACCTTGCCGAAGTGCGGCTCGTTACCGACCCGCGCAGCAAGATTCCGGTCAAGATTCTCGGCGCCGACAAAACCATCGGCATCGCGAGCGGCTCCTATGGTTCCATTATCCGCATGGAGCTCATTCCGGTGCAGGAAAATATTAAGGCTGACGACCTGGTCGTCACGTCCAATCTTGAAGAAAATATACCCGCCGGCCTGATCGTCGGCGTGATAAATGAAATCATTGTGTCCGGCAACGAACCGTTCAAAACCGCGCTCGTCGAGCCGCTTGCCGATTTCTACGCCATCGGCATGATTTCCGTAATAATTCCAAGCCATGATTAG
- a CDS encoding archease, protein MEKYKKLEHPADLRLRVFGRDMAELFQNALFGMFESIEPDIASRDLVRRKIQVQAGDPELLLVDFLSEALLQSDTHDEAYHDAEIDNLAADSVTATLIGYPIRGFRQEIKAVTYHGFKIEQTAEGLTAEIIFDI, encoded by the coding sequence ATGGAAAAATATAAAAAACTTGAGCATCCGGCCGATCTGCGCCTCCGCGTTTTTGGCCGCGATATGGCCGAACTTTTTCAAAACGCGCTCTTCGGTATGTTTGAAAGCATTGAGCCGGATATTGCTTCACGGGATTTGGTGCGCCGCAAAATTCAGGTTCAGGCCGGTGATCCGGAGCTGCTGCTTGTGGATTTTTTGAGCGAAGCTCTGCTTCAGAGCGACACTCATGACGAGGCGTATCATGATGCCGAAATTGATAATCTTGCCGCTGACTCGGTTACCGCGACCCTGATCGGTTATCCGATCCGCGGTTTCCGGCAGGAGATAAAAGCCGTTACTTATCATGGATTTAAAATTGAGCAAACGGCCGAGGGGCTCACGGCGGAAATAATTTTTGATATATAA
- a CDS encoding RtcB family protein yields MDIKQLKRIEDYLYEIPADSRRGMLVPARIYATARMLEEISSDSSLDQLINVAALPGIQKYALAMPDIHEGYGFPIGGVAAMDFSEGVVSPGGVGYDINCGVRLLRSGLKVEEISEKLKSLAHQISRDVPSGVGRGGEIVLTPEDLDEVLKKGVKRLLELGWAEKNDLENIEENGCMKNADPEAVSAQAKKRGRDQLGTLGSGNHFLEIQAVDQIYDEPLAKELGIETGRVMVMIHTGSRGLGHQVCTDYVKIMAPKLAKWGIELPDRELACAPISSPEGKSYLAAMAAAANFAWSNRQMITHLIRNAWKRILEPAGLDPRLDTVYDVAHNIAKIEEHIIKDKKVKLCVHRKGATRAFGPGRPELNELYRRIGQPVLIPGTMGTSSYLLMGTEMAEKTTFGTVCHGAGRRMSRHEAKRRITGPEVRKELESRGIIVECASSAGLAEEAPLAYKDVDEVVDVVVRAGLAKRVAKLKPIAVIKGG; encoded by the coding sequence ATGGATATAAAGCAATTAAAACGAATTGAGGATTATCTCTACGAAATTCCGGCGGATTCCCGCCGCGGCATGCTGGTTCCGGCGCGCATTTATGCCACCGCGCGCATGCTTGAGGAGATTTCCAGCGACAGTTCTCTCGATCAGCTTATCAACGTTGCCGCGCTCCCGGGTATTCAAAAATATGCGCTCGCCATGCCCGACATTCACGAAGGCTACGGATTTCCCATCGGCGGCGTCGCGGCCATGGATTTTTCCGAAGGCGTGGTTTCGCCCGGCGGCGTGGGATATGACATAAACTGCGGCGTGCGACTTCTCCGGAGCGGATTGAAAGTTGAAGAAATTTCGGAAAAATTAAAATCACTCGCGCATCAGATCAGCCGCGATGTGCCAAGCGGGGTCGGCCGGGGCGGTGAGATTGTTCTCACTCCCGAAGATCTTGACGAGGTTTTGAAAAAAGGAGTAAAGCGCCTGCTTGAACTTGGCTGGGCGGAAAAAAACGATCTGGAAAACATTGAAGAAAACGGCTGCATGAAAAACGCGGATCCCGAAGCCGTGAGCGCGCAGGCCAAAAAGCGCGGGCGAGACCAGCTCGGCACGCTCGGCTCAGGTAATCATTTTTTGGAAATCCAGGCGGTTGATCAAATCTACGACGAGCCGCTTGCCAAAGAACTCGGCATTGAAACCGGCCGCGTTATGGTGATGATTCACACCGGCTCGCGCGGCTTGGGCCATCAGGTCTGCACGGATTATGTAAAAATCATGGCGCCAAAACTCGCGAAATGGGGGATTGAGCTCCCGGACCGCGAGCTTGCCTGCGCCCCGATTTCATCCCCCGAAGGGAAAAGCTATCTTGCGGCCATGGCCGCGGCCGCGAACTTTGCCTGGTCAAACCGCCAGATGATTACGCACCTTATCCGCAATGCCTGGAAGCGCATCCTTGAACCCGCCGGGCTCGATCCGCGGCTTGATACAGTCTATGATGTTGCCCACAATATTGCTAAAATTGAAGAGCACATAATCAAGGACAAAAAAGTTAAACTTTGCGTGCACCGCAAGGGCGCGACGCGCGCCTTTGGTCCGGGCCGGCCCGAGCTCAACGAGCTCTACCGGCGCATCGGACAGCCGGTGCTGATTCCCGGAACCATGGGAACCTCATCGTATCTGCTCATGGGCACGGAAATGGCGGAAAAAACCACCTTTGGTACGGTGTGCCACGGCGCCGGCCGCCGCATGAGCCGGCACGAGGCCAAACGCAGAATCACCGGCCCCGAAGTGCGCAAAGAGCTTGAATCGCGCGGCATTATTGTCGAATGCGCTTCATCCGCCGGTCTGGCCGAAGAAGCGCCGCTCGCATACAAGGACGTGGATGAAGTGGTGGACGTTGTCGTGCGCGCCGGATTGGCTAAACGCGTTGCGAAGTTAAAGCCAATTGCCGTGATTAAGGGAGGGTAG